In the Chroococcidiopsis sp. SAG 2025 genome, one interval contains:
- a CDS encoding oligosaccharide flippase family protein → MSLRTQVMRGGTFLVLRQALGMILSLGGVLLLTRILGPKTYGLYSATLNIFVYVQSLSQLGIEIYLVRQKDEEDIKLYHQAFTLLLLLALGGTGISLIGIPLLQEWVRLEGFSDVARVMFLGLPVVLLSQVPLARLERHLDYKQVALIELNGQFVYYLVALPLAFQGAGVWSPAIGWWMQQVITLGLLYWRANYRPRLHWQPDVIKQMLSYSVGYSASSWVWQLRNLVNPLVVGRYAGAEAVGFVALAIRIVEVLSFVKTATWRLSIAALARLQGDRVRLGKAVSEGMSLQILALGPLLVFVSWLNPWLIPLLFGQHWLPVIQIYPFIALSYLSNAVFNLHCSVLYVLQRNWEVTAFHLAHILLFVGTALVATSHFNGFVGYGWGEVAALASYAVLHVFVVQHIKSPAYRLPTIWWLALVGALFIYQLGWWSALGLVALFCMPATYRQLKYYIDSLRQAQSER, encoded by the coding sequence ATGAGCCTACGTACTCAAGTCATGCGAGGCGGGACGTTCTTAGTTCTGCGCCAAGCATTAGGTATGATTCTCTCTTTGGGAGGTGTTTTACTACTTACCCGCATTTTAGGTCCGAAAACATACGGGCTGTACTCTGCCACGCTAAATATTTTTGTCTACGTTCAAAGTCTCAGTCAGTTAGGAATTGAGATTTATCTGGTGCGGCAGAAAGATGAAGAAGACATCAAACTTTACCATCAAGCCTTTACCTTGCTGCTCTTACTGGCGCTAGGAGGTACTGGCATATCTCTCATAGGAATACCCTTACTACAAGAGTGGGTACGCTTAGAAGGATTTAGCGATGTGGCTCGCGTCATGTTTCTGGGACTGCCAGTTGTGTTGCTGAGTCAAGTTCCTTTGGCACGACTAGAGCGGCACTTGGATTACAAACAAGTCGCTTTGATCGAACTGAACGGTCAGTTCGTTTACTACTTAGTCGCCCTTCCTCTGGCGTTTCAGGGAGCTGGTGTCTGGTCGCCTGCGATTGGATGGTGGATGCAACAAGTTATTACTTTAGGACTGCTTTACTGGCGGGCAAATTATCGCCCTCGTTTGCATTGGCAACCAGATGTGATTAAGCAAATGCTGAGCTACAGTGTTGGTTACTCTGCCTCCTCCTGGGTTTGGCAACTGCGTAACCTGGTCAATCCCTTAGTAGTTGGTAGGTATGCAGGTGCAGAAGCAGTAGGATTTGTCGCCTTAGCGATTCGGATTGTAGAAGTTCTGAGTTTTGTCAAAACTGCAACTTGGCGATTGTCGATCGCAGCTTTGGCTCGTCTCCAAGGCGATCGCGTGCGACTTGGTAAAGCAGTGAGCGAAGGTATGAGCCTTCAGATCTTAGCGCTGGGTCCCCTGTTAGTATTCGTGAGTTGGCTCAATCCTTGGCTGATACCGTTGTTGTTCGGTCAGCACTGGTTGCCAGTCATTCAAATCTATCCTTTTATTGCCCTCAGTTACCTCAGCAACGCCGTGTTCAATCTCCATTGTTCCGTGCTTTACGTCTTGCAGCGCAACTGGGAAGTGACAGCTTTCCACTTAGCACACATTCTCTTGTTTGTTGGCACGGCGTTGGTTGCAACCTCTCATTTTAATGGCTTCGTCGGCTACGGCTGGGGCGAGGTAGCAGCTTTAGCTAGCTATGCCGTTCTCCATGTTTTTGTCGTGCAACATATTAAAAGTCCTGCCTATCGCTTACCTACAATTTGGTGGCTAGCTTTGGTAGGAGCTTTATTTATTTACCAATTGGGTTGGTGGTCGGCTTTAGGTTTGGTCGCGCTGTTTTGTATGCCTGCTACCTATCGGCAGTTGAAATACTACATCGACAGCCTGCGGCAAGCTCAATCGGAGCGTTAA
- a CDS encoding glycosyltransferase family 2 protein, with translation MQPLVSVITIFLNAEDYIEEAIASAIAQSYDVWELLLVDDGSTDNSSKIARDYSDRYPEKIRYLEHPGHENRGMSASRNLGIQHARGDYIAFLDADDVYAPDKIAQQVAILESHSEVGLVCGRTKWWYSWTGNESDRLRDFLQKYALPLNTVISPPAILILFLKDEWASLCDVMVRRQAVETVNGYETSFRGMYEDQAFHAKLCLKYPTFVSSQCWYLYRQHSQACTTDSHISGKTLAARQTVLTWLENYLSKSGLQRSAVWRVVQQQLFPYRHPHLHRLWLKWRFGIVWRGQKMWEKFRMTND, from the coding sequence ATGCAGCCACTTGTTTCAGTTATTACTATATTCTTAAATGCAGAGGATTATATTGAAGAGGCGATCGCCAGTGCAATCGCTCAGTCATACGATGTTTGGGAACTGTTACTCGTTGATGATGGTTCTACGGATAACAGTAGCAAAATTGCTCGCGACTATAGCGATCGATATCCCGAAAAAATTCGCTATTTAGAACATCCAGGGCATGAAAATCGCGGTATGAGTGCCTCGCGCAATCTGGGGATTCAGCACGCACGAGGAGATTATATTGCCTTTTTAGATGCGGATGACGTTTATGCACCCGATAAAATTGCCCAACAAGTCGCAATTTTAGAGTCTCATTCTGAAGTTGGCTTGGTTTGCGGCAGAACGAAATGGTGGTACAGCTGGACGGGAAACGAGAGCGATCGCTTGCGAGATTTTCTCCAAAAGTATGCATTACCTTTGAATACCGTTATTTCTCCACCTGCGATTCTGATTCTATTTCTAAAAGATGAATGGGCTTCACTATGCGATGTTATGGTACGTCGCCAAGCTGTTGAAACTGTAAATGGATATGAAACATCTTTTCGCGGTATGTATGAAGACCAAGCCTTTCATGCCAAACTCTGTTTGAAATACCCAACTTTTGTATCGAGCCAATGTTGGTATCTCTATCGCCAGCACTCCCAAGCCTGTACTACTGACTCTCACATTAGTGGCAAAACTCTAGCAGCGCGACAAACTGTTCTCACTTGGCTGGAAAATTATTTATCTAAATCGGGATTGCAGCGATCGGCAGTTTGGCGAGTTGTTCAACAGCAACTCTTTCCTTACCGTCATCCCCACCTACATCGACTCTGGTTGAAGTGGCGGTTTGGCATTGTGTGGCGCGGACAAAAAATGTGGGAAAAATTCAGAATGACTAATGACTAA
- a CDS encoding glycosyltransferase family 4 protein: protein MHHLKVIFLPWWSRNPYQQLLVTHLQPLGIDVKTFSDNGKLFLTPEVIRWQPDIIHFHSLYPLYLSSNPLSFVIKLLLFLTQLIFLRLAGIRIVWTVHDLKNHENMQVRAEKIYSICLAIFANAIITHCVQAKQTVIKSFHILNKGKVFVVSYPHYINYYENNIDRETARKKLGITDANLIFLFLGLIRAYKGIPELINAFKQLKQDKVYLVIAGKASQELTQQIQQQVQDCHEIKFIPGFVADEQLQIYMNACDAIVLPYRDILTSGSAILAMSFGRACVAPRKGCISEAIGDLGGFLYNPEETDSLLYAMKDAIQHKSQLQQIGDRNRRVVEQWSWDSFARTTLQIYQHRSRSTSSLRSPLN, encoded by the coding sequence ATGCACCATTTAAAGGTAATTTTTCTGCCTTGGTGGTCGAGAAATCCTTATCAGCAGCTTTTAGTAACGCATCTCCAGCCATTAGGTATAGACGTAAAAACTTTCAGTGATAATGGGAAATTATTTCTGACTCCAGAGGTTATTCGCTGGCAACCAGATATCATTCACTTTCACTCACTATATCCATTGTATTTATCGTCAAACCCGTTGTCTTTTGTGATTAAGCTTTTGTTGTTCTTAACTCAATTAATATTTCTAAGACTTGCAGGAATTAGAATTGTTTGGACAGTTCACGATTTAAAAAATCATGAAAACATGCAAGTACGTGCCGAAAAAATTTATAGTATTTGCCTTGCAATATTTGCCAATGCTATTATTACCCATTGCGTACAAGCAAAACAGACGGTCATTAAATCATTTCATATCCTCAACAAAGGTAAGGTTTTTGTTGTTTCATATCCCCACTACATCAACTACTATGAAAATAATATAGACCGCGAGACAGCGCGAAAAAAACTAGGTATAACAGATGCCAATCTAATTTTTTTATTTCTGGGATTGATTCGGGCTTACAAAGGTATTCCCGAACTCATTAATGCTTTTAAGCAGCTAAAACAAGATAAAGTTTATTTAGTGATTGCCGGGAAAGCGTCTCAGGAATTAACTCAACAGATTCAGCAACAAGTGCAAGATTGTCATGAAATTAAATTCATTCCGGGTTTTGTCGCTGACGAGCAATTGCAAATCTATATGAATGCCTGCGATGCGATCGTACTACCATACCGAGATATCTTAACTTCGGGTTCGGCAATTTTAGCTATGTCCTTCGGTCGTGCGTGTGTTGCTCCCCGTAAAGGCTGTATTAGCGAAGCAATCGGTGATTTAGGAGGGTTTCTCTACAATCCAGAAGAAACGGACAGTTTGTTGTATGCTATGAAAGATGCAATTCAACACAAATCTCAGTTGCAACAAATAGGCGATCGCAACCGCCGAGTAGTGGAGCAGTGGAGCTGGGATAGCTTTGCACGCACGACACTACAAATTTATCAGCATCGATCTCGATCGACATCGAGCTTGCGATCGCCCTTGAATTGA
- a CDS encoding glycosyltransferase family 4 protein, with protein MTKLLIIFPSVERGGAEEYALTIARDAQQQGWQVHAAFPKTPQTTSLVQDFQQQKISYHYLEIAETYTRKLRTLRQYLPDCLRTLSLFLQLQPDAVIVVLPWVNRSLGTIFACAYLNIPTVVVFQLVPCQITLSQWQLTLYNWSRVRNQQWVAVSQYSQKLVGKIFQMPVSEVKCIYNGTKLEMDKKQSLQEIVALRDRLRQELELPLTSRLVLTVGRLNQQKGYSDPIPIIPTIAKEFPEVKFIWVGDGEMRSQLQAEVKATKIEASVLFLGYRTDIPQLLKAADLFLFPSHYEGYPFALLEVMAYSLPIVASNANPMPEIITDRFDGLLFRKGDRHDLLAKLRWALQNPLLMRGMAENSKLRVREFSATKMSFETLDLVQKLIAKNGSQNVA; from the coding sequence ATGACTAAACTATTAATTATTTTTCCTTCTGTAGAAAGGGGTGGAGCGGAGGAATATGCTCTCACTATTGCCCGTGATGCTCAGCAGCAAGGCTGGCAAGTTCATGCAGCTTTTCCTAAAACACCTCAAACAACTTCTCTGGTTCAAGATTTTCAGCAGCAAAAAATTAGCTATCATTATTTAGAAATAGCTGAAACTTATACTCGAAAACTCAGAACTTTACGGCAGTATTTACCAGATTGCTTGCGAACGCTTTCCTTATTTTTACAACTTCAACCCGATGCGGTTATCGTCGTTCTTCCTTGGGTAAACCGCAGTTTAGGTACTATTTTTGCTTGCGCCTATTTAAATATTCCTACAGTGGTGGTGTTTCAGCTAGTTCCTTGTCAAATTACCTTAAGCCAGTGGCAATTAACACTTTACAATTGGTCGAGAGTTAGAAATCAACAATGGGTAGCTGTTTCCCAATATAGTCAAAAGTTAGTTGGTAAGATATTCCAGATGCCAGTTAGTGAAGTGAAATGTATCTATAATGGAACAAAACTGGAAATGGACAAAAAGCAAAGCCTTCAAGAAATTGTAGCGCTGCGCGATCGCCTGCGGCAAGAATTAGAATTACCGTTAACTAGCCGTTTAGTTCTAACTGTCGGTCGGCTGAACCAACAGAAAGGTTATAGCGACCCAATCCCCATTATTCCCACGATCGCTAAAGAATTTCCTGAAGTCAAGTTTATTTGGGTAGGAGATGGAGAAATGCGATCGCAGTTACAAGCAGAAGTCAAAGCGACAAAAATAGAAGCATCTGTACTGTTTCTCGGCTATCGAACTGACATACCACAGTTACTCAAAGCCGCCGATCTCTTTTTGTTTCCCAGCCATTACGAAGGATATCCCTTTGCTTTATTAGAAGTAATGGCTTACAGTCTACCAATTGTTGCTTCAAATGCTAATCCTATGCCAGAAATAATTACGGATCGGTTCGATGGTTTATTATTTCGTAAGGGCGATCGCCACGATCTTTTAGCTAAGCTGCGATGGGCTTTGCAAAATCCCCTTTTAATGCGAGGTATGGCAGAAAATTCCAAACTGCGAGTTCGGGAATTCTCTGCTACTAAAATGAGTTTTGAAACTTTGGATTTAGTGCAAAAATTAATAGCAAAAAATGGGAGTCAAAACGTTGCCTGA